In the genome of Amaranthus tricolor cultivar Red isolate AtriRed21 chromosome 15, ASM2621246v1, whole genome shotgun sequence, one region contains:
- the LOC130801002 gene encoding WRKY transcription factor 72A-like, with product MDMNPHAETSCCSAETKEEDKVIKEVIKDEEKTSKSSSSSKQGTNLSIGQEDDELETTRGEMIEVKKENERLKKMLQKIENDYKSLQMRFFILQRDESPSTLSENKSQTIEESQIQKEEPEVSLCLGLQIPNINNNKKRKKLDHNDHSSTSSTLLVKEEAKLMSDGLSLGLDFKGPINLSDQGSEKSTDMENDAKGDGMDETCPPSKVLTTGKEDDVKELDESSQGSNTKRARVSVRARCDTPTMNDGCQWRKYGQKIAKGNPCPRAYYRCTVAPLCPVRKQVQRCSSDMSILITTYEGTHNHPLPISATAMASTTSAAASILLSGSSSSHTNLLTSSSAPLIMTTTNLNGLNFTLYHNNNNSRSNTQFNIPSSSSSPTPPTITLDLTSTHPSSHFNKHHHNNTPLLTNFSSSTSLDFSSSQVEPTFPLAWSNSNSNNTHLNYSTLFPLNNNKPLPSIGSINFGTKPTFEQTNYLEKIKHIANTTTTSSSSSSSQQFLTETLTKVLTSDPSFQSAVAAAISSMVGTTNNSQPAGGGYNMLLQPQLPFSLSKSSSSSDPRERLD from the exons ATGGATATGAACCCTCATGCAGAGACTTCTTGTTGTAGTGCTGAAACCAAAGAAGAAGACAAAGTAATTAAG GAAGTAATTAAAGATGAGGAAAAGACGTCCAAATCATCATCTTCCTCTAAGCAAGGAACTAATCTCAGTATTGGCCAAGAG GATGATGAGCTAGAAACAACAAGAGGAGAGATGATAGAAGTGAAAAAGGAGAATGAAAGACTAAAGAAGATGCtgcaaaaaatagaaaatgattaTAAATCATTGCAAATGCGATTCTTTATCCTTCAACGTGATGAATCACCTTCCACACTATCAGAAAACAAATCCCAAACAATCGAAGAATCCCAAATTCAAAAAGAAGAACCAGAAGTTTCTCTTTGCTTAGGGTTACAAATtccaaatattaataataataaaaagcgAAAGAAATTAGATCATAATGATCATAGTAGCACTTCTAGCACATTATTAGTGAAAGAAGAAGCAAAGTTAATGAGTGATGGACTTTCCCTTGGACTTGATTTTAAAGGTCCCATAAATTTATCAGATCAGGGTTCAGAAAAAAGTACGGATATGGAAAATGATGCTAAAGGAGACGGTATGGATGAAACTTGTCCACCAAGTAAGGTTTTGACGACTGGGAAAGAGGATGATGTAAAAGAGTTGGATGAATCCTCACAAGGAAGTAATACAAAAAGAGCTAGGGTTTCTGTAAGAGCAAGATGTGACACGCCTACG ATGAATGATGGTTGTCAATGGAGGAAATATGGGCAGAAAATAGCCAAAGGAAATCCATGTCCACGTGCATATTATCGTTGCACTGTTGCACCGTTATGTCCAGTAAGAAAACAA GTGCAAAGATGTTCATCAGACATGTCAATTTTGATAACAACCTATGAAGGCACACACAACCACCCACTACCAATATCAGCAACCGCCATGGCTTCCACCACCTCGGCCGCCGCCTCCATCCTTTTATCTGGTTCTTCCTCCTCACATACTAACCTTCTCACCTCTTCTTCTGCACCCTTAATAATGACCACCACCAACCTCAATGGACTCAACTTTACACTTTATCACAATAACAACAATTCAAGATCAAATACCCAATTCAACATaccctcttcttcttcttctcctacACCCCCTACCATCACCTTAGACCTCACTTCTACTCATCCTTCTTCCCATTTCAACAAACACCACCATAATAATACTCCATTATTAACCAATTTCTCTTCTTCAACAAGTCTTGATTTCTCTTCTTCTCAAGTTGAACCTACTTTTCCTTTAGCTTGGAgtaattctaattctaataataccCATCTAAATTATTCTACATTATTtccattaaataataataaaccactACCTAGTATTGGTTCCATAAACTTTGGAACAAAACCCACTTTCGAACAAActaattatttagaaaaaatcAAACACATTGCAAATACTActacaacttcttcttcttcttcctcttctcaaCAGTTTCTAACAGAGACTTTAACTAAAGTACTTACTTCAGACCCAAGTTTCCAGTCTGCAGTAGCTGCTGCAATTTCATCAATGGTGGGGACCACTAACAATTCTCAGCCTGCAGGAGGAGGTTATAACATGCTACTACAACCTCAATTACCGTTTTCTTTGTCTAAAAGCTCTTCTTCATCAGATCCTAGAGAGAGACTAGATTGA